One Malaclemys terrapin pileata isolate rMalTer1 chromosome 21, rMalTer1.hap1, whole genome shotgun sequence DNA window includes the following coding sequences:
- the LOC128826808 gene encoding sialic acid-binding Ig-like lectin 16, protein MGRALLPQQDAGERELPPQGPLWRAGGPATLRVLILALLWRGSLSQLLGFTLTVPQSVSVQEGLCVLVPCNFKYPASYDTKNSPARLYRYWYKDLAVVGLNPPVASSDPSRWVSQETQGRFRLAENPARGDCSVQISDARQTDAGRYFLRVEGDFKYTYRTSADGTDLTLTISVPGLTEKPEIQISPARGLPGTLLAGEPVTVTCTAPGRCSGTPPQVTWMGPFINTAQDVSTRLANGTWAHSSALSFMPTPGKHGKELVCSVTYRPPWGPSTSKTVQLHVVYPPGPPNITGTLTRNRRPGPAPLGTEGDIVSLETQEGDSLSLSCEASSRPEATLSWAKGNESLSPGQGGAGHLELPNLSRGDAGEYRCWAKNSYGLASRALRVHVQSPMRTPEITVSRANRSDPPLFQDPSTMVRNGSQLTAREGDSLRFLCSIASSPPAALGWVRGGRAIEGAHPAGENQLRLELPNVTAKDGGLYGCWAKNKESSAQGTFQLLIEYSPRLGTGLNSSCQHQGSSISCSCSLRSHPRPRLQWQVDGESLAGNGSRGALQVSSWDQGDEAVSTLSWTGNWDRGPQIFCLGSNPHGTYAALHFDFSPPRRGAEEPGKLLGVGVACGLGVAVVFFLLRLGVIKLWAQELAPPSAEAGEMANGSQAKHTADEASVIYSNVPTIPMHHKTPAAHRTKGIQDGAATAQAPLGPGEPEELHYAAIDFSKLQHKGGEPPEAPATEYSAVRWK, encoded by the exons AtgggcagagccctgctgccacagCAGGATGCCGGGGAAAGGGAGCTCCCGCCTCAGGGCCCCCTCTGGAGAGCAGGGGGTCCTGCCACGCTGAGGGTCCTGATCCTCGCCCTGCTCTGGAGGG GGTCCCTATCCCAGCTGCTCGGATTTACCCTGACGGTGCCGCAGTCGGTGTCggtgcaggagggtctctgcGTTCTCGTCCCCTGCAACTTCAAGTACCCAGCCTCGTATGACACTAAGAATTCCCCGGCCCGGCTCTACAGATACTGGTACAAGGATCTGGCCGTTGTGGGCCTGAATCCGCCCGTGGCCAGCAGTGACCCCAGCCGGTGGGTGTCGCAGGAGACCCAGGGCCGGTTCCGGCTGGCGGAGAATCCAGCGCGCGGCGACTGCTCCGTGCAAATCAGCGACGCCCGACAGACGGATGCAGGGAGATATTTCCTTCGAGTCGAGGGAGACTTTAAATACACTTACCGCACCAGTGCCGATGGCACTGACCTTACGCTCACGATCTCCGTGCCAG GGCTGACGGAGAAGCCAGAGATCCAGATCTCGCCAGCGCGGGGGCTGCCAGGGACACTGCTCGCCGGAGAGCCGGTGACTGTGACCTGCACGGCCCCTGGGCGCTGCTCCGGGACCCCTCCCCAAGTCACCTGGATGGGGCCGTTCATCAACACAGCCCAGGACGTCTCAACCCGGCTGGCAAACGGCACCTGGGCCCACAGCTCCGCACTCAGCTTCATGCCTACCCCGGGGAAACACGGCAAAGAGCTCGTCTGCAGCGTCACCTACAGGCCTCCATGGGGACCTTCCACCAGCAAAACCGTCCAGCTCCATGTCGTCT ACCCACCCGGGCCCCCCAACATCACCGGGACCCTGACCAGGAACAGACGCCCCG GGCCAGCCCCATTGGGAACTGAGGGCGACATTGTGTCTCTGGAGACCCAGGAGGGCGACTCCCTGAGCCTGAGCTGTGAGGCTTCGAGCAGACCCGAGGCCACCCTGAGCTGGGCCAAGGGGAACGAGTCCCTGAGCCCCGGCCAGGGAGGGGCCGGGCACCTGGAGCTGCCGAATCTCAGCAGAGGGGACGCTGGGGAGTATCGGTGCTGGGCAAAGAATTCCTACGGGTTGGCCAGCCGGGCCCTGCGTGTGCACGTGCAGT CTCCAATGAGGACTCCGGAAATCACCGTCTCCAGAGCTAACAGGAGCGACCCCCCGCTATTCCAAG ATCCCAGCACCATGGTGAGGAACGGGTCACAGCTCACGGCCCGGGAGGGCGACTCCCTGCGGTTCCTCTGCTCCATCGCCAGCAGCCCCCCCGCTGCACTGGGCTGGGTGAGGGGGGGCCGAGCCATTGAGGGCGCCCACCCCGCGGGGGAGAATCAGCTGCGGCTGGAGCTGCCCAACGTGACGGCCAAGGATGGGGGGCTGTATGGCTGCTGGGCCAAGAACAAGGAGAGCTCTGCCCAGGGGACGTTCCAGCTGCTCATCGAGT ACAGCCCCCGGCTGGGGACCGGGCTGAACTCGTCCTGCCAGCACCAGGGGTCCAGCATcagctgcagctgctccctgcGCTCCcacccccgaccccggctccagTGGCAGGTGGACGGGGAGTCCCTGGCTGGGAACGGCTCACGGGGGGCCCTGCAGGTCAGCTCGTGGGACCAGGGGGACGAGGCCGTCAGCACCCTGAGCTGGACGGGGAACTGGGACAGGGGCCCCCAGATCTTCTGCCTCGGCTCCAACCCCCATGGGACCTACGCCGCCCTGCACTTTGACTTCAGTCCCCCACGGAGAG GTGCGGAGGAGCCTGGCAAGCTACTGGGCGTCGGGGTGGCCTGTGGACTGGGGGTCGCCGTTGTCTTCTTCCTTCTCAGGCTCGGTGTGATCAA GCTGTGGGCCCAGGAGCTGGCGCCTCCCAGCGCTGAGGCTGGGGAGATGGCTAACGGGAGCCAGGCCAAGCACACGGCCGATGAGGCCAGCGTGATCTACAGTAACGTCCCCACCATCCCCATG CATCACAAGACTCCAGCCGCCCACCGGACCAAAGGCATCCAGGACGGGGCTGCCACAGCACAGGCCCCGCTAGGCCCCGGGGAGCCGGAGGAGCTGCACTACGCCGCCATCGACTTCTCCAAGCTGCAGCACAAAGGGGGGGAGCCTCCAGAGGCCCCCGCCACAGAGTATTCGGCGGTCCGGTGGAAATAG